The genomic interval CGTCGGATGATGGCGAAAACAGCGAATGGGTACACGTGCGCCCAGTGTCGCCCATCCGTGCCGTGCGACCAAGGTCGTGACAATGGTTTCCAAGGTAATCCCGTGCAAAGGATCGCGAGGATGAGCCATAGTATGCGATTGGTTCATTGATGAATGAGGCATGAGGCGGCGCGTCCGCTCACAGCGCAAGCGCGTTTCGAAATTTCTGCTTGCTTGAGTGCCTCGCTGGGAGTCTTTCCAAACGCCGAACAGGCATCGAGGTCGGGAATATCGGCGATGGACCCTTTGTCTACATCGCTGGAGAAGATGTTGATATGGTAGTCTTTCATGATGGTTCCTCTGTATCTCATTGCATGGTGAGCACTGCCGCACCTTGAAAGTTTCCTGCTTTCAATTCTTGTAGCGCGCGGTTGGCTTCTTTCAGTGAGAAGCGGACTGTGCGGGGTTTGATGGGGATCGCCGCGGCTTCGCGCAAGAGATCGATGCCGTCCTGTCTCGTGTTGGCTGTCACGCTGCGGATGACGCGTTCGCCGAACACGTCACGGTCGTAGTCCAGTGAAGGAATCGGTGACATGTGGATGCCGGCTAAGGCGAGCGTGCCGCCTCGGTCGAGCGCGCGCAATGCCGGAGGAACGAGTTCGCCGGCTGGGGCAAAGATGATGGAGCTGTGCAGCTTATCTGGCGGCATCTCTGTGGCTCCGCCGACCCAGACTGCTCCCAGCTGTTTGGCCAGTTCCTGATGCTCTTGCTTGAGTGAACTCACGTAGACCTGACAGCCCCAGTGGCGTGCGATCTGGATGGCAATGTGCGCTGACGCGCCGAATCCATAGAGCCCCAGTCTCTGGCCCGGCTTGATACCGCTGAGTCGTAGAGCCCGATAGCCGATGATACCAGCACAGAGTAAGGGAGAGGCTTCATCGTCAGAAAAGATCTGAGGGATTGGATAGGCAAATCGTGCGAGCACCACGGCGTATTCCGCATAGCCGCCATCCACCTGATAGCCAGTGAATTTAGCGTGTAAGCAGAGATTTTCGCGTCCGCTCGTACAGAATTCACATTGGCCGCATGTACCCTGAAGCCAAGCGATTCCGACTCGATCGCCCTCCTTGATTTCCGAGACATCGGCGCCAAGCTGCATCACTGTGCCGACGGCTTGATGGCCCGGAATGATCGGCAAGGCCACGTCCGGTAGTTCCCCTTCCACCACATGGAGATCGGTTCGACAGACGCCGCAGACATGAATCTTGACGAGAAGTTGATTTGGCTGTGGAGCAGGAACCGGACGATCCTCGAGGTGGAGTGGGGAGCTGGACACGTCGCTCGTACGAGCGAGCACCATGGCTTTCATAGTTGCTTGGACAAGGAGTTTCGCGTTTTGGGTTTCTGGTTTCGAGTTCTCAATCCGAAGCTCAAGGTTTCGAGTGACGAGTCTTGGGTTTCGTGTTTTTGGACTAGAAACCCGCAACCAGAAACTCGAGACTTTGCATGCCGTTTACGGCTGTTTTGCCTTAATGCACTCAATGTCCAGATGAATGTGGACGTCGTCTCCGACGACCAATCCTCCGGTATCGAGGGTTTTGTTCCACACCATGCCGAAGTCCTTGCGATTTAGTTTGCCCTCAGCGGTGAATCCGGCTCGTGTATTCCCCCAAGGATCCTTCGTGATGCCGTTCAGCGTTCCGGTGAGGGGCACTTCCTTCGTCACGCCGTGCAACGTGAGATTGCCAATGACCTTGTAGCTCTCTCCGTCTTTCTGTGCGGTTTTCATCGTGTAGGTGATGGTCGGGAACTGTTTGACATCCAGGAAGTCGGCGTTGCGCAGGTGTCCGTCGCGTTTCTCATGGTTCGTATTGATTGAGTCGGCATTGATGGTCGCTTCGATTGCTTTGATGGTTCTTGCATCCACGTCCATCTCGACGAATCCGCGATAGTCGAGAAACCGCCCCGAGGTCTTCGATATCACCATGTGCGCCACG from Nitrospira sp. carries:
- a CDS encoding DUF2132 domain-containing protein, yielding MAHPRDPLHGITLETIVTTLVARHGWATLGARVPIRCFRHHPTIRSSLTFLRKTPWARKRIEQMFVTELPSHPG
- a CDS encoding zinc-dependent alcohol dehydrogenase family protein; translation: MKAMVLARTSDVSSSPLHLEDRPVPAPQPNQLLVKIHVCGVCRTDLHVVEGELPDVALPIIPGHQAVGTVMQLGADVSEIKEGDRVGIAWLQGTCGQCEFCTSGRENLCLHAKFTGYQVDGGYAEYAVVLARFAYPIPQIFSDDEASPLLCAGIIGYRALRLSGIKPGQRLGLYGFGASAHIAIQIARHWGCQVYVSSLKQEHQELAKQLGAVWVGGATEMPPDKLHSSIIFAPAGELVPPALRALDRGGTLALAGIHMSPIPSLDYDRDVFGERVIRSVTANTRQDGIDLLREAAAIPIKPRTVRFSLKEANRALQELKAGNFQGAAVLTMQ
- a CDS encoding polyisoprenoid-binding protein → MNRSRVWTQSIIVMGFLALCSLNVHAETARWNIDPDHSLIEFRVAHMVISKTSGRFLDYRGFVEMDVDARTIKAIEATINADSINTNHEKRDGHLRNADFLDVKQFPTITYTMKTAQKDGESYKVIGNLTLHGVTKEVPLTGTLNGITKDPWGNTRAGFTAEGKLNRKDFGMVWNKTLDTGGLVVGDDVHIHLDIECIKAKQP